One stretch of Amycolatopsis sp. NBC_00345 DNA includes these proteins:
- a CDS encoding ArsR/SmtB family transcription factor — protein MGHGVEGRHSPAGPLDATSAAAVATTLQALATPSRLLILSALRQQPLAVGDLVEAVGMEQSAVSHQLRLLRNLGLVVGTRNGRSIVYSLYDSHVAQLLDEAVYHSEHLRLGYVDRPGETG, from the coding sequence ATGGGACACGGGGTCGAGGGCCGGCACAGCCCGGCGGGGCCGCTGGACGCGACTTCCGCGGCGGCGGTCGCGACGACGTTGCAGGCGCTCGCCACGCCCAGCCGGCTGCTGATCCTGAGCGCGCTGCGCCAGCAGCCCCTGGCGGTCGGCGACCTGGTGGAGGCGGTCGGCATGGAGCAGTCCGCGGTGTCGCACCAGTTGCGGCTGCTGCGGAATCTCGGGCTCGTCGTCGGCACGCGCAACGGGCGCAGCATCGTCTACAGCCTTTACGACAGCCACGTCGCGCAGCTGCTCGACGAAGCCGTCTACCACAGCGAGCACCTGCGACTCGGCTACGTCGACCGGCCGGGCGAGACCGGCTAG
- a CDS encoding cation diffusion facilitator family transporter, translated as MTTHGHGHGHPPTRWAKLRHALKPHSHDSGDLVDSALEASRAGMRALWLSFAVLLATAAAQLVVVAFTGSVALLGDTLHNFADALTAVPLAVAFLLARRKETRRFTHGLGRAEDLAGLVILLVMGGSAVLAGWQAVDRLVHPRAMTGAGWVALAGVIGFAGNELVARYRIRVGRRIGSAALVADGLHARTDGFASLAVVLAAGGALVGWTWADPVVGLLITAAIVVVLRDAAREVFGRLLDAVDPHLVDDAEHALADTPGVVGVDEVRLRWIGHSLAAEAQVCVDPSRSLAEAHGIAHAAEHRLSAALPRLTRALIHAHPAADVNIAAPAVKEA; from the coding sequence ATGACCACCCACGGGCACGGACACGGGCACCCGCCGACGCGGTGGGCCAAGCTGCGCCACGCGCTGAAGCCGCACAGCCATGACTCCGGCGACCTCGTCGACAGCGCGCTCGAGGCGAGCCGTGCCGGGATGCGGGCGTTGTGGCTGTCGTTCGCGGTGCTGCTGGCCACCGCGGCGGCGCAGCTCGTCGTCGTGGCGTTCACCGGTTCCGTCGCGCTGCTCGGCGACACGCTGCACAACTTCGCCGACGCGCTGACGGCCGTGCCGCTGGCCGTCGCGTTCCTGCTGGCGCGCCGGAAAGAGACCCGCCGATTCACGCACGGCCTCGGCCGCGCGGAGGATCTCGCCGGCCTGGTGATCCTGCTCGTCATGGGCGGGTCCGCGGTGCTCGCGGGCTGGCAGGCCGTCGACCGGCTCGTGCACCCGCGCGCGATGACCGGCGCCGGCTGGGTGGCGCTCGCCGGCGTGATCGGCTTCGCGGGCAACGAGCTGGTCGCCCGGTACCGCATCCGGGTCGGGCGGCGGATCGGCTCGGCGGCGCTCGTCGCGGACGGGCTGCACGCGCGGACCGACGGCTTCGCGAGCCTCGCCGTCGTGCTGGCCGCGGGCGGGGCGCTCGTCGGCTGGACCTGGGCGGACCCGGTGGTCGGCCTGCTGATCACGGCCGCGATCGTCGTCGTGCTGCGCGACGCCGCGCGGGAGGTGTTCGGCCGGCTGCTCGACGCCGTGGACCCGCACCTGGTCGACGACGCGGAGCACGCACTGGCGGACACCCCCGGCGTCGTCGGCGTGGACGAGGTGCGGCTGCGCTGGATCGGGCACTCGCTCGCCGCCGAGGCCCAGGTCTGCGTCGATCCGTCACGATCGCTGGCGGAGGCGCACGGCATCGCGCACGCCGCCGAGCACCGCCTCTCGGCCGCGCTCCCCCGGCTCACCCGCGCGCTCATCCACGCCCACCCGGCGGCTGACGTCAACATCGCCGCCCCCGCTGTCAAGGAAGCGTGA